A DNA window from Halostella litorea contains the following coding sequences:
- a CDS encoding DsrE family protein has protein sequence MKRDVVVLLTRAPYGRVHVPEGLRAARGVAAGFDGHDVTVVFTQDGTYAAREAVDREALNMPGHVADLHEGDGAMVVDAAAMAERGIDAGEIADDVTVRPGEEVTALVRDADCTLDF, from the coding sequence ATGAAGCGGGACGTCGTCGTGTTGCTGACGCGCGCGCCGTACGGCCGCGTGCATGTCCCCGAGGGCCTGCGGGCCGCCCGCGGCGTCGCCGCCGGGTTCGACGGCCACGACGTGACTGTCGTGTTTACGCAGGACGGCACGTACGCCGCGCGGGAAGCCGTCGACCGCGAGGCGCTCAACATGCCGGGCCACGTCGCCGACCTGCACGAGGGGGACGGCGCGATGGTGGTCGACGCCGCCGCGATGGCCGAGCGGGGGATCGACGCGGGCGAGATAGCCGACGACGTGACCGTCCGGCCGGGCGAGGAGGTGACGGCGCTCGTCCGGGACGCTGACTGCACGCTGGACTTCTGA
- a CDS encoding (2Fe-2S)-binding protein, translated as MEIQLTVNDDPTTATVGPDDDLATVLRRNGYTGVKCGCDGGVCGASKVFVDGEVVMACGVDASEADGADVRTIAALGTQDDLHPIQAAFVDHFAVQCGFCIPGMIIEAESLLAENPDPTEAEVREAIDDNRCRCTGYQKPVEAILDAADRMDGGRVAADGGARPDEEGETHE; from the coding sequence GTGGAAATTCAACTGACTGTCAACGACGATCCGACGACCGCGACGGTCGGACCGGACGACGACCTGGCGACGGTACTGCGACGCAACGGCTACACCGGCGTGAAATGCGGCTGCGACGGCGGCGTCTGCGGCGCGTCGAAGGTGTTCGTCGACGGCGAGGTCGTGATGGCCTGTGGCGTCGACGCCAGCGAGGCCGACGGCGCGGACGTGCGGACGATCGCGGCCCTCGGGACCCAGGACGACCTCCACCCGATCCAGGCCGCGTTCGTCGACCACTTCGCCGTCCAGTGTGGCTTCTGCATCCCCGGGATGATAATCGAGGCGGAGTCGCTGCTGGCGGAGAACCCGGACCCGACCGAGGCGGAGGTCCGCGAGGCCATCGACGACAACCGCTGTCGCTGCACCGGCTACCAGAAGCCCGTCGAGGCGATCCTCGACGCGGCCGACCGCATGGACGGAGGCCGGGTCGCGGCCGACGGCGGCGCGCGGCCCGACGAGGAGGGAGAGACCCATGAGTGA
- a CDS encoding DsrH/TusB family sulfur metabolism protein encodes MLYLLDKPLAEVGLRTVAEDPDAHVVLIQDGVYLSPDVDAELYAVGKDVDVRGVDLPPAVERVPYDAVVELMEEHEVRSFV; translated from the coding sequence ATGCTCTACCTGCTAGACAAGCCGCTGGCCGAGGTCGGACTTCGAACCGTCGCGGAAGACCCCGACGCGCACGTCGTGCTGATCCAGGACGGCGTCTACCTGTCGCCGGACGTCGACGCCGAACTCTACGCCGTCGGGAAGGACGTCGACGTGCGCGGCGTCGACCTCCCGCCGGCGGTCGAGCGCGTCCCGTACGACGCCGTGGTCGAACTGATGGAGGAGCACGAGGTGCGGAGCTTCGTATGA
- a CDS encoding PhnE/PtxC family ABC transporter permease — protein MSDGPPNRTAEFDPGTGASVLSKRGLGWALAAAVLVLLSAWVAEVDVAALVSPGAREQLLAFVAEGVPPDTSGDYLFGRTLRDGLLWAVVETLAISVVATVIAVGLAVPLALLAAATVTYRGPLYADASDTRRAVGRAVAGGSRFLLSFLRSVPGLVWGFLFVTAVGLGPFAGALALGVHNAGVLGKLYADFLEDTDPRTTEAVVTGGATRFQAVCHGMVPQVTATVASYTLYRWECTIRSATILGFVGAGGIGYYLVVTIQRLQYARLVTAIAAVFALVVLGDVLAGRLRRQLT, from the coding sequence ATGTCTGACGGGCCGCCGAACCGAACGGCGGAGTTCGACCCCGGCACCGGCGCGTCGGTCCTCTCGAAGCGAGGGCTGGGGTGGGCGCTGGCCGCGGCGGTCCTGGTCCTGCTCTCGGCGTGGGTCGCGGAGGTCGACGTGGCCGCGCTGGTCTCGCCGGGGGCGCGCGAGCAGTTGCTGGCGTTCGTCGCCGAGGGGGTCCCGCCCGACACGAGCGGCGACTACCTGTTCGGCCGGACGCTCAGGGACGGCCTGCTGTGGGCCGTCGTCGAGACGCTCGCGATCAGCGTCGTGGCCACGGTGATTGCCGTCGGACTGGCCGTCCCGCTGGCGCTGCTGGCCGCGGCGACGGTCACCTACCGGGGGCCGCTGTACGCCGACGCCTCCGATACGCGCCGTGCGGTCGGCCGCGCGGTCGCCGGCGGGAGCCGCTTTCTCCTCAGCTTCCTCCGCTCGGTCCCGGGGCTGGTCTGGGGCTTTTTGTTCGTCACCGCCGTGGGCCTGGGCCCCTTCGCCGGCGCGCTGGCGCTTGGCGTCCACAACGCCGGCGTCCTCGGCAAACTGTACGCGGACTTCCTGGAGGACACCGACCCGCGGACGACGGAGGCGGTTGTGACCGGCGGCGCGACCCGGTTCCAGGCGGTCTGTCACGGGATGGTGCCACAGGTGACCGCGACGGTCGCCTCGTACACGCTGTACCGCTGGGAGTGTACGATCCGCTCGGCGACGATCCTCGGCTTCGTCGGCGCGGGCGGCATCGGCTACTACCTCGTCGTCACCATCCAGCGGCTCCAGTACGCCAGGCTCGTGACGGCTATCGCCGCCGTCTTCGCGCTGGTCGTACTCGGCGACGTGCTCGCCGGGCGGCTCCGGCGTCAGCTCACCTGA
- a CDS encoding xanthine dehydrogenase family protein molybdopterin-binding subunit — MSNVGEDRDEADGRGNRQVAEGATETDASPAEREGGEDDRRAGAEREHLSEDVEKDDARKIVTGEARYTADYRERFPDLAEGKVIRSDVAHGYVRDVDTSEAEAMDGVYAVITPWDDVVPDEPYSSSGQSYPEPSPWDLRVLREHVRFVGDPVAAVAAEDSETADRAARKVEVEYEELEPVLDPEEATEPDAPQLFEPDDVENKQAGADYERNLESHFEGEIGDVARAFDRADDEHVVETEWETPYQSHCVPEPHTTIVHTDEDDRYHFITATQVPFHTRRQIAHLFDVPIRDVRVTKPRIGAGFGAKQEMAIEPIAFALHLAAGKPVKLEMSRREEFYALRFRHPMRMRMKTAVSEDGDVEAMDLYTLSNSGAYGTHGMTVANNVGTKPLPLYPRVPNVRFEGDVVHTNLPMGAAMRGYGAPQGHFAVESHMDEVARRLDLDPVEFRKRNAVREGDVDRSVAILKEGDRFAREIRSCGLRECIERGKDAIGYDDIDQPDEDHLHRGVGVALIAQGSGVAGKELGAAQIKMNEDGSFVLQVGGVDTGTGADTMFGQVAAEVLGCDPEDVVVVASDTDLTPFDYGAYASSTTYISGQAVKEAAEDARERILDWASRMLDEPADDLTAADGAVVSEATGERVSLKEVGYEATYGDDGREHILGKGSHSTDESPPPYGAQFVDVTVDERTGEYEINEMVFAADCGVAINPALVEGQIEGGEHMSLEFATSGGLEFDDEGNPETLGFRGYGMPRTTDHPPMETIIVETHEPTGPFGAKSIAELPTNGVPPALSNAVRDAVGVRVTSLPITAEDVKAALDERSA; from the coding sequence ATGAGCAACGTCGGGGAGGACCGGGACGAGGCCGACGGACGCGGAAACCGGCAGGTTGCGGAGGGGGCCACCGAGACGGACGCGTCGCCGGCGGAGCGCGAGGGCGGCGAGGACGACCGCCGGGCGGGCGCGGAGCGCGAACACCTGTCCGAGGACGTCGAGAAGGACGACGCGCGGAAGATAGTCACGGGCGAGGCCCGGTACACCGCCGACTACCGCGAGCGCTTCCCCGATCTGGCCGAGGGGAAGGTGATCAGAAGCGACGTCGCACACGGGTACGTCCGCGACGTCGATACGAGCGAGGCCGAGGCGATGGACGGCGTGTACGCCGTGATCACGCCGTGGGACGACGTCGTCCCGGACGAGCCGTACTCCAGTTCGGGCCAGTCGTACCCCGAGCCGAGCCCGTGGGACCTGCGCGTGCTCCGCGAGCACGTCCGGTTCGTCGGCGACCCGGTCGCGGCCGTCGCCGCCGAGGACTCGGAGACGGCCGACCGCGCCGCCCGGAAGGTCGAGGTGGAGTACGAGGAACTGGAGCCGGTGCTCGACCCCGAGGAGGCGACGGAGCCGGACGCGCCGCAGCTGTTCGAGCCGGACGACGTCGAGAACAAGCAGGCCGGCGCGGACTACGAGCGGAACCTCGAATCGCACTTCGAGGGCGAGATCGGCGACGTGGCGCGGGCGTTCGACCGGGCGGACGACGAGCACGTGGTCGAGACGGAGTGGGAGACGCCGTACCAGTCCCACTGCGTCCCCGAGCCCCACACGACGATCGTCCACACCGACGAGGACGACCGGTACCACTTCATCACGGCCACGCAGGTCCCGTTCCACACGCGCCGGCAGATCGCCCACCTGTTCGACGTCCCGATCCGCGACGTCCGCGTCACCAAGCCGCGGATCGGCGCGGGCTTCGGCGCGAAACAGGAGATGGCGATCGAGCCGATCGCCTTCGCGCTTCACCTGGCGGCCGGCAAGCCCGTCAAACTGGAGATGAGCCGCCGCGAGGAGTTCTACGCGCTGCGGTTCCGCCACCCGATGCGGATGCGGATGAAGACGGCCGTCAGCGAGGACGGCGACGTCGAGGCGATGGACCTGTACACGCTGTCGAACTCCGGGGCGTACGGCACGCACGGGATGACCGTCGCCAACAACGTCGGCACGAAGCCGCTGCCGCTGTACCCCCGCGTTCCGAACGTCCGGTTCGAGGGCGACGTGGTCCACACGAACCTGCCGATGGGCGCGGCGATGCGGGGCTACGGCGCGCCCCAGGGCCACTTCGCCGTCGAGTCCCACATGGACGAGGTCGCCCGGCGACTCGACCTCGACCCGGTCGAGTTCCGGAAGCGCAACGCCGTCCGCGAGGGAGACGTCGACCGCAGCGTCGCCATCCTGAAGGAGGGCGACCGGTTCGCCCGGGAGATCCGCTCCTGCGGGCTCCGCGAGTGCATCGAGCGCGGCAAGGACGCCATCGGCTACGACGACATCGACCAGCCCGACGAGGACCACCTGCACCGCGGCGTCGGCGTGGCGCTCATCGCGCAGGGCAGCGGCGTCGCCGGGAAGGAACTCGGCGCGGCCCAGATCAAGATGAACGAGGACGGCTCCTTCGTCCTCCAGGTCGGCGGCGTCGACACCGGCACGGGCGCGGACACGATGTTCGGACAGGTCGCCGCGGAGGTGCTCGGCTGCGATCCCGAGGACGTGGTCGTCGTCGCCTCGGACACGGACCTGACGCCGTTCGACTACGGCGCGTACGCCTCCTCGACCACCTACATCAGCGGGCAGGCGGTCAAGGAGGCCGCCGAGGACGCCCGGGAACGCATCCTCGACTGGGCGTCCCGGATGCTGGACGAACCCGCGGATGACCTGACGGCGGCCGACGGCGCGGTCGTCAGCGAGGCGACCGGCGAGCGCGTCTCGCTGAAGGAGGTCGGCTACGAGGCGACCTACGGCGACGACGGCCGCGAACACATCCTCGGGAAGGGGAGCCACTCGACCGACGAGTCGCCGCCGCCGTACGGCGCGCAGTTCGTCGACGTGACCGTCGACGAGCGGACCGGCGAGTACGAGATAAACGAGATGGTCTTCGCCGCGGACTGCGGCGTCGCCATCAACCCCGCGCTCGTCGAGGGCCAGATCGAGGGCGGCGAACACATGAGCCTGGAGTTCGCGACGAGCGGCGGCCTGGAGTTCGACGACGAGGGCAACCCCGAGACGCTGGGCTTCCGGGGGTACGGGATGCCCCGCACCACCGACCACCCGCCGATGGAGACGATCATCGTCGAGACCCACGAGCCGACCGGCCCGTTCGGCGCGAAGTCGATCGCCGAACTGCCGACCAACGGCGTGCCGCCCGCGCTCAGCAACGCCGTCCGCGACGCCGTCGGCGTGCGGGTCACCTCGCTGCCGATCACGGCCGAGGACGTGAAGGCGGCGCTGGACGAACGGTCGGCGTGA
- a CDS encoding (2Fe-2S)-binding protein, which translates to MQLELELNGKRRTFDAAKSDVLLDVLRRNGYTGPKRGCDTGACGMCTVQIDGEPAMSCVTPVARADGSSVETIEGLGSQDDLHPIQAAFVDNSALQCGFCIPGMIMRSKALLEENPDPSEAEVREALSDNLCRCTGYKKIVEAVLDAADRMDGDAALAADGGTVALDREYPTRRGEGESR; encoded by the coding sequence ATGCAACTCGAACTGGAACTCAACGGCAAACGGCGCACGTTCGACGCGGCGAAGTCGGACGTGTTGCTCGACGTGTTGCGGCGGAACGGATACACCGGCCCGAAGCGCGGCTGCGACACCGGCGCGTGCGGGATGTGTACGGTCCAGATCGACGGCGAGCCGGCGATGTCCTGCGTCACGCCGGTCGCGAGGGCCGACGGGTCGTCGGTGGAGACGATAGAGGGGCTGGGGTCCCAGGACGACCTCCACCCGATCCAGGCGGCGTTCGTCGACAACTCCGCGCTCCAGTGTGGCTTCTGCATCCCCGGGATGATCATGCGCTCGAAGGCGCTGCTGGAGGAGAATCCGGACCCCTCGGAGGCGGAGGTCCGCGAGGCGCTGTCGGACAACCTCTGTCGGTGCACGGGGTACAAGAAGATCGTCGAGGCGGTGCTGGACGCGGCCGACCGCATGGACGGCGACGCGGCGCTGGCGGCCGACGGCGGAACGGTCGCGCTCGACCGGGAGTACCCGACGCGCCGCGGGGAGGGGGAGTCGCGATGA
- a CDS encoding xanthine dehydrogenase family protein molybdopterin-binding subunit — translation MSDDRTDPAPDGGTASQPATDEREAFEEHPLEWDEPANNDKAPEERDSVSQPAEKYDDRKLVTGQAKYTADYGERFPDLAHAAVVRSEVPHGRVTDVDTDAAEAMDDVHAVLTPWSEAVPDAKYTSAGQSYPEPSPWDMNVLNEHVRYVGDPVAAVAAEDPDTAAAAADAVDVEYEEHDHVVDPEEAFDADAPQLFAESEVENGIVGHDYERNRMAHIDGEVGDVEAALARDDVHVHETEWETIRQSHAQIEKHTTLAYTDEDDRQVVITSTQVPNHTRRQLAHLFDVPIRDIRVKKPRVGGGFGGKQAMVVEPIPMALSLATDRPVMYEASREEEFGAMRSRHPMQVRARTAVTDDGDIAAMELYALSNTGAYGSHGMTVAGNVGSKPMPLYSKVPNVRFEADIVHTNTPQTGAMRGYGAPQGTLALEGHLDEVARDLGLDPVEFRREHYMEVGDLDEIAGMMGGEGAERRIRSCGLDECVERGKEAIGWDDVDQPDEDGRHRGIGMALSAQGTGVAGDELGAAQIMMNEDGSFHLQVGGVDIGTGADTAFIQIAAEVLGCDEDDVVVKSSDTDNTPFDYGAYASSTTYISGMAVKKAAEDAKERILDWASRMLDEPVENLETADGEVYSEATGDSVTLEDVGYESVYGHDDREHILGKGTHSTEESPPPFAAQFADVTVDEETGEFEVNKLVVAVDCGVAINPGMAEGQVEGANHMSYEMAVSEGITVDGDGRAEVSDFDEYGLPSASETPPIESILVETHEPTGPFGAKSVAEVPTNTVPPAISNAVREAVGVRINEMPITAEKIRAKLDEE, via the coding sequence ATGAGTGACGACCGGACCGACCCCGCACCCGACGGCGGCACCGCTTCCCAGCCGGCGACGGACGAGCGCGAGGCGTTCGAGGAACACCCCCTCGAGTGGGACGAACCGGCGAACAACGACAAGGCCCCCGAGGAGCGCGACAGCGTCTCGCAGCCCGCCGAGAAGTACGACGACCGGAAGCTCGTCACCGGGCAGGCGAAGTACACCGCGGACTACGGGGAGCGGTTCCCGGACCTCGCCCACGCGGCGGTCGTCCGCAGCGAGGTGCCCCACGGCCGCGTGACCGACGTCGACACGGACGCGGCCGAGGCGATGGACGACGTCCACGCCGTGCTCACGCCGTGGTCCGAGGCGGTGCCGGACGCCAAGTACACGAGCGCCGGCCAGTCGTACCCCGAGCCGAGCCCGTGGGACATGAACGTGCTCAACGAACACGTCCGATACGTCGGCGACCCGGTCGCGGCCGTCGCCGCCGAGGACCCGGACACGGCGGCGGCCGCGGCCGACGCCGTCGATGTCGAGTACGAGGAGCACGACCACGTCGTCGACCCCGAGGAGGCGTTCGACGCGGACGCTCCGCAACTGTTCGCGGAGAGCGAGGTCGAAAACGGGATCGTCGGCCACGACTACGAGCGCAACCGGATGGCACACATCGACGGCGAGGTCGGCGACGTCGAGGCCGCGCTGGCCCGCGACGACGTCCACGTCCACGAGACGGAGTGGGAGACGATCCGGCAGTCCCACGCCCAGATCGAGAAGCACACGACGCTCGCCTACACCGACGAGGACGACCGGCAGGTGGTGATCACGAGCACGCAGGTCCCCAACCACACCCGCCGCCAGCTCGCCCACCTGTTCGACGTCCCGATCCGCGACATCAGGGTGAAGAAACCGCGCGTCGGCGGCGGGTTCGGCGGCAAGCAGGCGATGGTCGTCGAGCCGATCCCGATGGCGCTGTCGCTGGCGACCGACCGCCCCGTCATGTACGAGGCCAGCCGCGAGGAGGAGTTCGGCGCGATGCGCTCGCGGCACCCGATGCAGGTCCGGGCGCGGACGGCCGTCACCGACGACGGCGACATCGCGGCGATGGAGCTGTACGCGCTGTCGAACACCGGCGCGTACGGCAGCCACGGGATGACCGTCGCCGGCAACGTCGGCAGCAAGCCGATGCCGCTGTACTCGAAGGTGCCAAACGTCCGCTTCGAGGCCGACATCGTCCACACGAACACGCCCCAGACCGGCGCGATGCGGGGCTACGGCGCGCCCCAGGGCACGCTCGCGCTGGAGGGGCACCTCGACGAGGTGGCCCGCGACCTCGGGCTCGACCCCGTCGAGTTCCGCCGGGAGCACTACATGGAGGTCGGCGACCTGGACGAGATCGCCGGCATGATGGGCGGCGAGGGCGCCGAGCGCCGCATCCGCTCCTGCGGCCTCGACGAGTGCGTCGAGCGCGGCAAGGAAGCGATCGGCTGGGACGACGTCGACCAGCCAGACGAGGACGGCCGCCACCGCGGGATCGGGATGGCGCTGTCCGCCCAGGGGACCGGCGTCGCCGGCGACGAACTCGGCGCGGCCCAGATCATGATGAACGAGGACGGCTCGTTCCACCTGCAGGTCGGCGGCGTCGACATCGGCACCGGCGCGGACACGGCGTTCATCCAGATCGCCGCCGAGGTGCTGGGCTGCGACGAGGACGACGTCGTCGTGAAGTCCTCCGACACGGACAACACGCCGTTCGACTACGGCGCGTACGCCTCCTCGACCACCTACATCAGCGGCATGGCCGTCAAGAAGGCCGCCGAGGACGCCAAGGAGCGGATCCTCGACTGGGCGTCCCGGATGCTGGACGAACCCGTCGAGAACCTGGAAACGGCCGACGGCGAGGTGTACAGCGAGGCGACCGGCGACTCGGTGACGCTGGAGGACGTCGGCTACGAGTCGGTGTACGGCCACGACGACCGCGAGCACATCCTCGGCAAGGGCACCCACTCCACGGAGGAGAGCCCGCCGCCGTTCGCCGCGCAGTTCGCCGACGTGACCGTCGACGAGGAAACCGGCGAGTTCGAGGTCAACAAGCTCGTCGTGGCGGTCGACTGCGGCGTCGCCATCAACCCCGGAATGGCCGAGGGACAGGTCGAGGGCGCGAACCACATGAGCTACGAGATGGCCGTCAGCGAGGGGATCACGGTCGACGGGGACGGCCGCGCGGAGGTGTCGGACTTCGACGAGTACGGCCTCCCCTCGGCGTCCGAGACGCCGCCAATCGAGAGCATCCTCGTGGAGACCCACGAACCGACCGGCCCGTTCGGCGCGAAGTCGGTCGCGGAGGTGCCGACCAACACGGTGCCACCCGCTATCTCGAACGCCGTCCGCGAGGCGGTCGGCGTCCGGATCAACGAGATGCCGATCACCGCCGAGAAGATCAGGGCGAAACTCGACGAAGAGTAG
- a CDS encoding phosphonate ABC transporter ATP-binding protein produces the protein MTDAGSELRFDGVTASFDGERVLDDVSFHVEEGERVALVGPSGAGKTTLLRVANGSVRPDSGRVVLDGEPATSDDVAVAYGGDTLVDRRTALSNVLGGRMGELPWWRGLLEPLAPRRPGPALDALAAVGLRGKADVRADRLSAGERQRVAFARAVVRDVPAMLADEPTANLDPASRANVLDVLEAAAGDRVLLTVLHDVDLAVERYDRIVGLADGRVRFDEPAAEVTDDRLAALFAAGASTPGGGDGPEHGPGTEAVSEYPRREPEWHV, from the coding sequence GTGACCGACGCCGGCTCCGAACTCCGCTTCGACGGCGTCACGGCGTCGTTCGACGGGGAGCGGGTCCTCGACGACGTGTCCTTCCACGTCGAGGAGGGGGAGCGCGTCGCGCTCGTCGGTCCCTCGGGCGCGGGCAAGACGACCCTGCTCCGGGTCGCCAACGGCTCGGTGCGCCCCGACAGCGGGCGGGTCGTGCTCGACGGCGAGCCGGCGACCAGCGACGACGTCGCGGTCGCCTACGGCGGCGACACGCTCGTCGACCGGCGAACGGCGCTGTCGAACGTCCTCGGCGGACGGATGGGCGAGCTTCCGTGGTGGCGCGGGCTGCTTGAACCGCTGGCACCGCGGCGACCCGGGCCGGCCCTGGACGCGCTGGCGGCGGTGGGCCTCCGGGGGAAAGCGGACGTGCGGGCCGACCGCCTCAGTGCCGGCGAACGCCAGCGGGTCGCCTTCGCCCGCGCGGTGGTTCGGGACGTGCCGGCCATGCTGGCCGACGAGCCGACGGCGAACCTCGACCCCGCCTCGCGGGCGAACGTGCTCGACGTGCTGGAGGCGGCCGCCGGCGACCGCGTCCTCCTGACCGTGCTGCACGATGTGGACCTGGCGGTGGAGCGCTACGACCGGATCGTGGGGCTGGCGGACGGCCGCGTGCGGTTCGACGAACCGGCCGCCGAGGTGACCGACGACCGGCTCGCGGCCCTGTTCGCGGCGGGTGCATCCACCCCGGGCGGCGGCGACGGGCCGGAGCACGGACCCGGGACGGAAGCGGTATCGGAGTACCCCCGGCGGGAGCCCGAGTGGCATGTCTGA
- a CDS encoding DsrE/DsrF/TusD sulfur relay family protein translates to MAYIGFLLTGGPFDSERWRTAYELGRAALDRGHEVTFFHYLDGALVPVADQTFPDCSDTGLYDEMPTEKFQELVADGAEVICCGLCVDARGIDAPDDYPDGVEVGLLPDLADVIGEADRVVSL, encoded by the coding sequence ATGGCGTACATCGGGTTTCTCCTCACCGGCGGCCCGTTCGACAGCGAGCGCTGGCGGACGGCCTATGAACTGGGCCGGGCGGCGCTGGACCGCGGCCACGAGGTGACGTTCTTCCACTACCTCGACGGCGCGCTCGTCCCGGTCGCGGACCAGACGTTCCCGGACTGCTCGGACACGGGGCTGTACGACGAGATGCCGACCGAGAAGTTCCAGGAGCTGGTCGCGGACGGCGCGGAGGTCATCTGCTGTGGCCTCTGTGTCGACGCGCGCGGCATCGACGCGCCCGACGACTACCCCGACGGCGTCGAGGTCGGACTCCTGCCGGACCTGGCCGACGTGATCGGGGAAGCCGACCGGGTGGTGTCGCTATGA
- the phnD gene encoding phosphate/phosphite/phosphonate ABC transporter substrate-binding protein, giving the protein MTRRSTSRRSYLAAVGGAALTGGCLGGTGTSTVRMGVVPDVDPDTAVQQNTGLAEYLESHLDATVDVDTSADYAGMVRAMAAEQVDLAYFGGVSYILARHRADAEPVVVGSEGGSTEWHSAFVAHADGPSSMEDVVAAPGDYDLVFGDPISTSGTVMPTYYLRTEFDTRPDDFASTTHVGAHDATAGAIANASGDVGALNARIYDALVESGDVGDDVVELWRTPGFPDYPWAVAPTVDSDRVGRIREAFMKLDDRDRTGILDTQNVDEYVPVSHDDFTSLNEGVEMAGLLDGDESGANP; this is encoded by the coding sequence ATGACACGGCGTTCGACCAGCCGTCGCTCGTACCTCGCCGCCGTCGGCGGCGCGGCCCTGACCGGCGGTTGCCTCGGAGGAACGGGTACGTCCACGGTGCGGATGGGCGTCGTCCCCGACGTCGACCCGGACACCGCGGTCCAGCAAAACACCGGGCTCGCGGAGTACCTGGAGAGCCACCTCGACGCCACCGTCGACGTCGACACGTCGGCGGACTACGCGGGGATGGTCCGGGCGATGGCCGCCGAACAGGTCGACCTCGCGTACTTCGGCGGCGTCTCGTACATCCTCGCCCGCCACCGCGCGGACGCCGAACCCGTCGTCGTCGGGTCGGAGGGCGGGTCGACGGAGTGGCACTCCGCGTTCGTCGCCCACGCGGACGGGCCGTCGAGCATGGAGGACGTCGTCGCCGCGCCCGGCGACTACGACCTCGTCTTCGGCGACCCGATCAGCACCAGCGGGACGGTGATGCCGACGTACTACCTCCGAACGGAGTTCGACACGCGACCCGACGACTTCGCCTCGACCACCCACGTCGGCGCGCACGACGCCACGGCCGGGGCGATAGCCAACGCGAGCGGCGACGTCGGCGCGCTGAACGCCCGCATCTACGACGCGCTCGTCGAGAGCGGCGACGTCGGCGACGACGTCGTCGAACTGTGGCGCACGCCGGGGTTCCCGGACTACCCGTGGGCCGTCGCCCCGACCGTCGACTCGGACCGGGTGGGGCGCATCCGGGAGGCGTTCATGAAGCTTGACGACCGCGACCGGACGGGGATACTCGACACCCAGAACGTCGATGAGTACGTCCCCGTGAGCCACGACGACTTCACGTCGCTGAACGAGGGCGTCGAGATGGCCGGGCTGCTCGACGGGGACGAGTCGGGGGCGAACCCGTGA